In a genomic window of Streptomyces pristinaespiralis:
- a CDS encoding sigma-70 family RNA polymerase sigma factor — translation MENTASDRFDTGRFEAGRNRLASLAYRLLGSAVDAEDAVQDAFLHWQAADRQRIQVPEAWLTKVVTNLCLDRLRSAQARRERTVGAWLPEPLLDGDPMLGPADTFEQRESVSLAMLTLMERLSPLERAVYLLREAFSHSHAEIAEILDITESASQQHLHRARRRVAVARRGGGEADPASARRIVEEFLAAASSGRTERLVALLTDDATAISDGAGLSRALLRFDTPQRIAAVARAGFAPSPAKRRFAGGTPAMHYALVNGAPAILVVVGDQVVGAVTFDIADGRIATVRGIAAPARLVRLTEAWRQHEPDTPLIARW, via the coding sequence GTGGAGAACACCGCCAGTGACCGCTTCGACACCGGTCGGTTCGAGGCCGGCCGGAACCGGCTGGCCTCGCTGGCGTACCGGCTGCTGGGCTCCGCCGTCGATGCCGAGGACGCCGTGCAGGACGCGTTCCTGCACTGGCAGGCCGCTGACCGGCAGCGGATCCAGGTGCCGGAGGCGTGGCTGACCAAGGTCGTCACCAACCTGTGCCTCGACCGGCTCCGCTCGGCACAGGCCCGCCGCGAACGCACCGTCGGCGCCTGGCTGCCCGAACCGCTCCTCGACGGCGATCCGATGCTCGGCCCGGCCGACACGTTCGAGCAGCGCGAATCGGTCTCCCTGGCGATGCTGACGCTCATGGAGCGCCTGTCACCCCTGGAGCGGGCCGTCTACCTGCTGCGCGAAGCGTTCTCCCACAGCCACGCCGAGATCGCCGAGATCCTCGACATCACCGAGTCCGCGAGCCAGCAGCATCTCCACCGGGCCCGGCGCCGCGTCGCCGTCGCGCGCCGCGGCGGCGGCGAGGCCGACCCGGCGTCGGCCCGCAGGATCGTCGAGGAGTTCCTCGCCGCTGCCTCCTCGGGCCGGACCGAGCGGCTGGTGGCGCTGCTCACCGACGACGCGACCGCGATCTCCGACGGCGCAGGCCTGAGCAGGGCACTGCTGCGGTTCGACACCCCGCAGCGCATCGCCGCCGTCGCACGGGCCGGCTTCGCACCGTCACCGGCCAAACGGCGCTTCGCCGGCGGCACGCCCGCCATGCACTACGCGCTCGTCAACGGCGCCCCCGCCATCCTCGTCGTGGTCGGCGACCAGGTCGTCGGCGCCGTGACGTTCGACATCGCCGACGGCAGGATCGCGACCGTGCGCGGCATCGCCGCCCCCGCCCGCCTCGTCCGCCTCACCGAAGCGTGGCGGCAGCACGAACCGGACACGCCGCTCATCGCCCGGTGGTGA
- a CDS encoding CGNR zinc finger domain-containing protein — translation MSTDPGRGRTADPRPLTGEPLPLDLVNTVWIDEGVRHDLLERPDGLAVWLRSAGFADSVPADRESLDALLATRRAVVALLDGSADPQQAADELNEILGHGRIRRRLGEAGPLSVVETDSPAWLAAWSAAEAYLRLLDEHPDRIRKCANPECVLHFYDVSKNGKRRWCSMAGCGNRAKASRHYARHRQPRPANADG, via the coding sequence ATGAGCACTGACCCCGGTCGCGGACGGACCGCGGATCCACGCCCCCTCACCGGCGAGCCTCTGCCGCTCGACCTCGTCAACACCGTCTGGATCGACGAAGGGGTCCGCCACGACCTGCTCGAGCGGCCGGACGGCCTGGCCGTCTGGCTGCGATCCGCCGGCTTCGCCGACAGCGTCCCGGCCGACCGGGAGAGCCTCGACGCCCTGCTGGCGACCCGGCGCGCGGTGGTGGCGCTGCTGGACGGGAGCGCCGACCCGCAGCAGGCCGCCGACGAACTGAACGAGATCCTCGGCCACGGCCGGATCCGGCGCCGGCTGGGCGAGGCGGGTCCCCTGTCCGTCGTCGAGACCGACTCCCCCGCCTGGCTGGCGGCCTGGAGCGCGGCGGAGGCGTACCTGCGACTCCTCGACGAGCACCCCGACCGGATCCGCAAGTGCGCCAACCCCGAGTGCGTGCTGCACTTCTACGACGTCTCCAAGAACGGCAAGCGCCGGTGGTGTTCCATGGCCGGCTGCGGCAACCGGGCGAAGGCCTCACGCCACTACGCCAGGCACAGGCAGCCGCGGCCGGCGAACGCGGACGGGTGA
- a CDS encoding VOC family protein — protein sequence MTQSIADQSLRTPRTLQTGHVGLNVTDLGKSLPFYLRVFGLEVMAEGDEDGRRWAFLARDGRLVLTLWQQSDATFSTSSAGLHHLSFQVDTMEDVEATRAVLLELGADFAHDGVVAHGEGAGSGGIFFADPDGIRLEIYAPTGAEDAPAPAGSAPTCGFF from the coding sequence ATGACGCAGTCCATCGCCGACCAGTCCCTGCGTACCCCGCGGACCCTGCAGACCGGCCACGTCGGTCTCAACGTCACCGACCTCGGGAAGTCGCTCCCCTTCTACCTCCGGGTCTTCGGCCTCGAGGTCATGGCGGAGGGTGACGAGGACGGCCGGCGCTGGGCCTTCCTCGCCCGCGACGGACGTCTCGTCCTGACTCTCTGGCAGCAGAGCGACGCCACCTTCTCCACCAGCTCCGCCGGCCTGCACCACCTTTCCTTCCAGGTCGACACGATGGAGGACGTCGAGGCCACCCGCGCCGTCCTGCTCGAACTCGGCGCCGACTTCGCCCACGACGGCGTCGTCGCCCACGGCGAGGGCGCCGGATCCGGCGGCATCTTCTTCGCCGACCCCGACGGCATCCGCCTCGAGATCTACGCCCCCACCGGCGCCGAAGACGCCCCTGCTCCCGCCGGATCCGCCCCCACCTGCGGCTTCTTCTAG
- a CDS encoding pyridoxamine 5'-phosphate oxidase family protein — MGVYHHGEHAVQQRAGLIDRAGSLAAAIRSELPTVAVEFLARQPMLVVGAADTGGAVWASLLTGAPGFVTATGPAAVTIDAVPPDGDPLRDVLARPAHVGMIAIDPAARRRMRMNGRARPADGGLHVDLDQIFSNCPKYIQQRRPTIEPATPAAVTTAPSHGTELTPGQLALVEAADTFFIATADAAGNADASHRGGSPGFLQALGPTCLRWPDYAGNAMFATLGNIEVDPRAGLLLPDWDTGTVLQVTGTAAVDWNPGRAAAVPGAQRIVEFTVDRVVQIDRASPLRWTAPAYSRFNPPPPRPL, encoded by the coding sequence ATGGGCGTCTACCACCATGGAGAGCACGCCGTGCAGCAACGAGCCGGCCTGATCGACCGGGCCGGCTCCTTGGCAGCCGCCATCAGGAGCGAACTCCCCACAGTCGCGGTCGAGTTCCTGGCCCGGCAGCCCATGCTCGTCGTCGGAGCCGCCGACACCGGCGGCGCCGTCTGGGCATCGCTGCTCACCGGCGCCCCAGGATTCGTCACCGCCACCGGGCCGGCCGCCGTCACGATCGACGCCGTCCCGCCCGACGGCGACCCGCTCCGCGACGTACTCGCCCGGCCCGCCCACGTCGGGATGATCGCCATCGATCCGGCCGCCCGTCGCCGCATGAGGATGAACGGCAGGGCCCGCCCGGCCGACGGCGGCCTCCACGTCGACCTCGACCAGATCTTCTCCAACTGCCCCAAGTACATCCAGCAGCGCCGGCCCACCATCGAACCGGCCACGCCTGCCGCCGTGACCACCGCACCCTCGCACGGCACCGAGCTGACACCCGGTCAACTCGCCCTGGTCGAGGCGGCCGACACCTTCTTCATCGCCACCGCCGACGCGGCGGGCAACGCCGACGCCTCGCACCGGGGTGGCAGCCCCGGCTTTCTCCAGGCCCTCGGCCCGACCTGCCTGCGCTGGCCGGACTACGCCGGCAACGCCATGTTCGCCACCCTCGGCAACATCGAGGTCGACCCCCGTGCCGGACTGCTCCTGCCCGACTGGGACACGGGCACCGTCCTCCAGGTCACCGGTACCGCCGCCGTCGACTGGAACCCCGGCCGCGCCGCCGCCGTGCCCGGCGCCCAGCGCATCGTCGAGTTCACCGTCGACCGCGTCGTGCAGATCGACCGCGCCTCTCCGCTGCGCTGGACCGCGCCCGCGTACTCCCGCTTCAACCCGCCGCCACCCCGACCTCTTTGA